One Chloroflexota bacterium DNA segment encodes these proteins:
- a CDS encoding sulfatase, translating into MPSLQKAPNVVLVTLDSLRRDHVGCYGGRANTPCLDRFATQSLRFAQPYPESLPTIEVRQALYTGRRIFPFADHFSRKGDFVRWPGWHPLDDARVTMAEILRHNGYHTGLVTDVYHQFKPAMNFHRGFNQFRWIRGQENDLFQSRFRIPMQQVRRVQPDSDVGSVRDQMLRQYLANVDSRRHEEDCFAPQVFRAAMRFLEENRERPFFLSVDCFDPHEPWDPPPWRWEPYDPDYSGRDYIWPTRIDLNTISAVELEHIRSLYAGEVTMTDRWLGRFLDHLDVLGLSDDTLVVINSDHGHPLGEHGYIGKDGLYMHPELMDVILLVRDPNGKGAGQVREDFVYHSDVLPTILARLGIEAPLPIDGIDLGGSSSGREYVTSAMGEQFFYRDRDWWLIVNRDGSDPKLFSVLRDYPACAKNVAGSESAALGLATDRIRADAGGEIPALDPVALRQRGPWYEQT; encoded by the coding sequence ATGCCGTCCCTGCAAAAAGCGCCCAACGTCGTCCTGGTCACGCTCGATTCGCTGCGCCGCGACCACGTTGGCTGTTATGGCGGGCGCGCCAACACCCCCTGCCTGGACCGGTTTGCGACCCAGTCGCTCCGATTCGCCCAGCCCTACCCGGAGAGCTTGCCCACGATCGAGGTGCGCCAGGCGCTCTATACCGGCCGAAGGATCTTTCCCTTCGCCGACCATTTCAGCCGCAAGGGCGATTTCGTCCGCTGGCCCGGATGGCACCCGCTGGACGATGCGCGGGTCACGATGGCCGAGATCCTGCGCCATAACGGGTACCACACCGGATTGGTAACCGACGTTTACCACCAGTTCAAGCCGGCCATGAACTTTCACCGCGGGTTCAACCAGTTCCGCTGGATCCGGGGGCAGGAAAACGACCTCTTTCAATCGCGGTTCCGCATCCCGATGCAGCAGGTCCGGCGCGTGCAGCCCGATTCGGACGTCGGCAGCGTTCGCGACCAGATGCTGCGCCAGTACCTTGCCAACGTCGATTCGCGCCGGCACGAGGAAGACTGCTTTGCGCCGCAGGTATTCAGGGCCGCGATGCGATTTCTGGAAGAAAACCGCGAGCGCCCCTTCTTTCTCAGCGTGGACTGTTTTGATCCGCACGAACCTTGGGACCCGCCGCCCTGGCGTTGGGAACCATATGATCCCGACTACTCGGGCCGCGACTACATCTGGCCGACGCGCATCGATCTGAACACGATCAGCGCCGTGGAGCTGGAACACATTCGTTCGCTTTACGCCGGCGAAGTGACGATGACCGATCGCTGGCTGGGTCGGTTCCTGGACCATCTGGATGTCCTGGGGTTGTCCGACGACACCCTGGTCGTGATCAACTCCGACCACGGCCACCCGTTGGGCGAGCACGGCTACATCGGCAAGGACGGACTTTACATGCACCCCGAGTTGATGGACGTGATTCTGCTGGTGCGCGACCCGAACGGAAAAGGCGCCGGACAGGTCCGCGAGGACTTCGTCTACCACTCCGACGTTTTGCCGACGATCCTTGCAAGGCTCGGAATCGAAGCGCCGCTGCCGATTGACGGAATCGACCTTGGCGGATCGTCCAGCGGCCGCGAATACGTCACCTCGGCAATGGGCGAGCAGTTCTTCTATCGTGATCGCGACTGGTGGCTGATCGTCAACCGTGACGGTTCCGATCCGAAGCTTTTCTCGGTTCTGCGCGACTATCCGGCATGCGCCAAAAACGTGGCCGGATCCGAATCCGCCGCGCTGGGTCTGGCCACGGATAGGATCCGCGCCGACGCCGGCGGTGAAATCCCGGCGCTGGATCCGGTGGCGCTGCGCCAGCGGGGGCCCTGGTACGAGCAGACTTGA
- a CDS encoding sulfatase codes for MPASCARRKVPDMKAIVVILDSLRRDHVGCYGADAIHTPALDQLSREAVRFTNPKPEALATIQTRRAIHTGNRVFPFGGHQTPKGDAVPWAGWEAHPESAVTLSEIARNSGFHTGLVTDVYHQFKPAMNFHRGFNQFIWVRGQESDRWQSRHLIDEATATAHSYPVQHTDAGRERIQRYLANVAWRRYEEDYFAPRVFSEAMRFIEDNREQDFLLFVDCFDPHEPWDPPRWYLDRYAPGYRGTDLIWPNYGPCDGLGPEELRLIRALYAGEVTMTDRWLGIFLEHCHDLGIMDDTLLIVLSDHGHSLGEHGVMGKLPRSLYPELVDIFLMVRRPGGEGGGASCDSFVYTHDLMPTVLNQLGLEAPLPVEGQDLLAIADGSAPGRDHAVTGFHNYVAYADSEYWYFSDHGRSDQHLYDLRSDPDCRNNLASGNADRCDRFFEICLRQAGGEFPDITPEQLRRASPWYEML; via the coding sequence GTGCCCGCCAGCTGCGCACGCAGAAAGGTGCCCGACATGAAGGCGATCGTGGTGATCCTGGACTCCTTGAGGCGCGACCACGTCGGCTGCTACGGCGCCGATGCCATCCACACGCCCGCCCTTGACCAGCTCAGTCGCGAGGCGGTCCGATTCACCAACCCAAAGCCCGAGGCGCTGGCCACCATCCAGACGCGCCGGGCAATTCATACCGGCAACCGGGTTTTCCCGTTCGGCGGCCACCAGACTCCCAAGGGCGACGCGGTCCCCTGGGCCGGCTGGGAGGCCCATCCGGAGAGTGCGGTGACGCTGTCTGAGATAGCCCGAAATTCCGGGTTTCACACCGGCCTCGTAACCGACGTGTACCACCAGTTCAAACCGGCGATGAATTTCCACCGCGGGTTCAACCAGTTCATCTGGGTTCGCGGCCAAGAGAGCGATCGCTGGCAATCTCGGCACTTGATTGACGAGGCCACGGCAACCGCGCACAGCTACCCCGTCCAGCACACCGATGCCGGTCGCGAGCGAATCCAGCGCTACCTTGCGAATGTGGCCTGGCGCCGCTACGAAGAGGACTACTTCGCCCCCCGCGTATTTTCCGAGGCGATGCGGTTCATAGAAGACAACCGCGAACAGGACTTCCTGCTATTTGTCGACTGCTTCGATCCGCACGAACCCTGGGACCCGCCGCGCTGGTACCTCGATCGCTACGCGCCCGGTTACCGTGGTACCGACCTGATCTGGCCCAACTACGGACCCTGCGATGGGCTCGGGCCCGAGGAACTGCGGTTGATACGCGCCCTCTACGCGGGCGAGGTGACCATGACCGACCGCTGGCTGGGCATCTTCCTAGAACACTGTCACGATCTTGGAATCATGGATGACACGCTGCTCATTGTGCTGTCCGACCATGGGCACAGCCTGGGCGAGCACGGGGTCATGGGCAAGCTCCCCAGGTCCCTCTATCCCGAACTGGTCGACATATTCCTGATGGTCCGGCGGCCCGGCGGCGAAGGTGGTGGCGCCTCCTGCGATTCGTTTGTCTACACCCATGACCTGATGCCGACTGTGTTGAACCAACTGGGCCTGGAAGCGCCGTTGCCGGTCGAGGGCCAGGACCTGCTGGCAATCGCCGACGGCAGTGCGCCGGGCCGCGATCACGCCGTGACCGGATTCCACAACTACGTGGCCTACGCCGATTCCGAATACTGGTACTTTTCCGACCACGGGCGCTCAGACCAGCACCTCTACGATCTGCGTTCGGACCCGGATTGTCGCAACAACCTGGCCTCCGGCAACGCGGACCGCTGCGACCGGTTCTTCGAAATCTGCCTGCGCCAGGCCGGCGGGGAATTTCCCGACATCACCCCCGAACAACTGCGCCGGGCCAGCCCCTGGTACGAGATGCTTTAG
- a CDS encoding sulfatase yields MKAIVVILDSLRRDHVGCYGADSIHTPALDQFSRESIRFNNPKPEALATLQTRRAVHTGNRVFPFGDHQSYKGDINRTPGWGPHSESVVTMAEIARHSGFHTGLITDTYHQFKPSMNFHRGFDQFHWIRGQENDHWGSVQLVDRDSVEAHSYPAQHNEYRRIRFRRYLSNVARRHYEADYFAPQVFTEAMRFVEDNRERDFLLVVDSFDPHEPWDPPWWYVDRYAPGYRGTDLIWPSYGRCEGLEKNQIDLIRALYAGEVTMTDRWLGIFLEHCHCLGIMDETLLVVFSDHGHSLGEHGVMGKLPFSSYPELIDIILMVRPPGGQNGGSSCDPFVYTHDVPATVLAHLGLEAPLAIEGRDLLDIASGRRPGREFAVTGYHNYVVYADSEYWYFSDHGRSDQHLYSLGEDPGCRNNLAAGDRARCDRFFEICRHQAGGEFPEITPEQLRRAGPWYELV; encoded by the coding sequence ATGAAGGCGATCGTCGTGATTCTGGATTCGTTGCGTCGCGACCACGTCGGCTGCTATGGCGCCGATTCCATTCACACGCCGGCCCTCGACCAATTCAGCCGCGAATCCATTCGGTTCAACAACCCCAAGCCCGAGGCACTGGCAACCCTGCAGACGCGTCGCGCGGTACACACCGGCAACCGCGTGTTCCCCTTCGGAGATCACCAAAGCTATAAGGGCGACATCAACCGTACGCCGGGTTGGGGACCGCATTCGGAGTCCGTCGTGACGATGGCCGAGATAGCCCGTCACAGCGGTTTTCACACCGGCCTGATCACCGATACCTACCACCAGTTCAAGCCGTCGATGAATTTCCACCGCGGATTCGACCAGTTCCACTGGATTCGCGGCCAGGAAAACGACCACTGGGGGTCCGTCCAATTGGTCGACCGGGATTCCGTCGAAGCCCATAGCTATCCTGCCCAACACAACGAATACCGCCGGATCCGGTTCCGGCGCTATCTGTCAAACGTCGCCCGGCGCCACTACGAAGCCGATTACTTCGCCCCGCAGGTTTTCACCGAAGCGATGCGTTTCGTCGAAGACAACCGCGAACGGGATTTCCTGCTGGTGGTCGACAGCTTCGATCCGCACGAGCCCTGGGACCCGCCGTGGTGGTACGTGGACCGTTACGCTCCCGGGTATCGCGGGACCGATCTGATCTGGCCCAGCTACGGACGCTGTGAAGGGCTGGAAAAAAATCAAATCGATCTGATCCGGGCCCTCTACGCGGGCGAGGTGACAATGACCGATCGCTGGCTGGGAATCTTCCTGGAGCATTGTCACTGTCTGGGGATCATGGACGAGACCCTGTTGGTCGTCTTCTCCGACCACGGGCACAGTCTGGGCGAGCACGGGGTCATGGGCAAGCTTCCGTTTTCGAGCTATCCCGAGTTAATTGACATAATCTTGATGGTACGGCCGCCCGGGGGCCAGAACGGCGGATCCAGTTGCGACCCGTTCGTTTACACGCATGATGTCCCGGCGACTGTGCTTGCCCACCTCGGTCTGGAAGCGCCCCTGGCTATCGAGGGCCGGGATCTGTTGGATATCGCCTCCGGCCGTCGTCCGGGACGCGAGTTTGCCGTAACCGGATACCACAACTATGTCGTTTACGCCGATTCCGAATACTGGTACTTTTCCGATCACGGGCGCTCCGACCAGCACCTGTACTCCCTCGGCGAGGATCCGGGGTGTCGAAACAACCTGGCCGCTGGGGATCGCGCCCGCTGCGACCGATTCTTTGAAATCTGCCGGCACCAGGCCGGCGGGGAGTTTCCCGAGATCACTCCCGAACAACTGCGTCGGGCCGGACCCTGGTACGAGTTGGTCTAG
- a CDS encoding tetratricopeptide repeat protein, with protein MGAVSAVYPSAVGRGTTGAVTGRQMDPEELITSALAKIEEGRHAAAVGDLDAAIRLDPDNPVAHNSLALARVALGDFGGAVIAYESAIALDPDDVDARIGCAHAHVELGNRSAAIEQLRVVLAGDDQNTQALALRASCYERMGQHALAARDLSELLKQEPEADTLRLRMARSLARAELLKEAVEEFDRLLEALGPEPEVCYDRGVAHMRLGKLRHAVNDFSLTLDIEPENCRALQNRGNCLLRLEMIEEALLDYDRLIKLGDSAVARFNRGIIHRRLGNSNRARVDFSQAVALGGSGSIANRARRYLQPD; from the coding sequence ATGGGGGCCGTATCCGCGGTTTACCCTAGCGCTGTTGGCCGGGGAACCACAGGAGCAGTTACTGGTCGGCAAATGGATCCTGAAGAGCTAATCACCAGCGCGCTGGCCAAGATCGAGGAAGGTCGGCATGCCGCGGCGGTAGGCGATCTGGATGCAGCGATCCGCCTGGACCCGGACAACCCGGTGGCGCACAATTCGCTGGCCCTGGCGCGGGTCGCGCTGGGTGATTTTGGTGGTGCGGTTATCGCCTACGAAAGCGCGATAGCCCTGGACCCGGACGACGTCGATGCCCGCATAGGCTGCGCCCATGCGCACGTCGAGCTGGGCAACCGGTCGGCCGCGATCGAACAGCTCCGGGTTGTGCTGGCCGGCGACGACCAGAACACCCAAGCGCTGGCGTTGCGCGCAAGTTGTTATGAGCGGATGGGGCAACACGCGCTGGCGGCCCGGGACCTGAGCGAACTTTTGAAACAGGAGCCGGAGGCCGACACGCTTCGCCTGCGCATGGCCCGTAGCCTGGCCCGGGCGGAGTTGCTCAAGGAGGCCGTCGAGGAGTTCGACCGCCTTCTGGAGGCGCTCGGCCCCGAACCGGAAGTCTGCTACGACCGGGGCGTGGCGCACATGCGCCTGGGGAAGCTGCGCCATGCCGTCAACGATTTTTCGTTGACCCTCGATATCGAGCCCGAAAACTGCCGGGCCCTGCAGAACCGGGGAAACTGCCTGCTGCGGCTGGAGATGATTGAGGAGGCGCTGCTGGACTACGACCGCCTGATCAAGCTGGGCGACAGCGCAGTGGCGCGGTTCAACCGCGGCATCATCCACCGTCGGCTGGGCAATTCGAACCGGGCCCGGGTGGACTTTTCGCAGGCAGTGGCCCTGGGCGGCAGCGGAAGCATCGCCAACCGGGCGCGCCGCTACCTCCAGCCCGATTGA
- a CDS encoding site-2 protease family protein, protein MGLLRAASDPVLLVSLAVAFVVAITIHEFLHAWVADRLGDSTPRREGRVTLNPLRHLDPMGTVLLALVGFGWGRPVIVNPMNFAIGPRTGMALVAVAGPLSNVVLALALAPVARSFAGAGADPLTEAMGLILVLTVQVNVLLAIFNLIPIPPLDGFAVLVGIVPREIAYQLDRLRTFGPFLLLALLIAGPFLGLNVIGFLVGGPISFVNGLLLGP, encoded by the coding sequence ATGGGGCTTCTGCGCGCCGCCTCCGACCCGGTATTGCTGGTATCCCTGGCAGTGGCGTTCGTGGTGGCCATCACGATCCACGAATTCCTGCACGCATGGGTGGCCGACCGGCTCGGCGACTCGACGCCGCGCCGCGAGGGCCGAGTAACGCTGAATCCCTTGCGGCACCTTGATCCGATGGGGACCGTTCTCCTGGCCCTGGTCGGATTCGGATGGGGACGGCCGGTAATCGTGAATCCCATGAATTTCGCAATCGGGCCGCGCACCGGCATGGCCCTGGTGGCGGTTGCCGGTCCGCTCTCCAACGTGGTTCTGGCGCTGGCCCTGGCGCCGGTTGCGCGATCGTTTGCGGGGGCCGGCGCGGATCCCTTGACCGAAGCGATGGGGCTAATCCTGGTCCTGACCGTCCAGGTGAACGTCCTGCTGGCGATATTCAACCTGATCCCGATACCGCCCCTGGACGGGTTCGCGGTGCTGGTCGGGATAGTGCCGAGGGAGATTGCCTACCAGCTGGACCGGCTGCGCACCTTCGGACCGTTCCTGCTCCTCGCGCTGCTGATCGCCGGTCCGTTCCTGGGACTCAACGTCATCGGGTTCCTGGTCGGCGGGCCGATTTCTTTCGTAAACGGCCTGTTGCTCGGGCCCTGA
- a CDS encoding NAD(P)/FAD-dependent oxidoreductase, translating to MPHIRIIPTSKLKSADDRLTNQTGRPRVAIIGAGITGLTLAHELAGSGIDAEVFEAGPAIGGELGVVEVNGEPVERFYHHLFLDSPEIQGLMRELGVADRLTWKTAPMAYFTGGRLFPFNTPWDLLNFSPISLPARLRMGLAALRLQMVTDYAKYEDVRAADVLPGLSGREAFNAVWRPLLEAKFGPHWRSISMAWFWSRVHVRARSRPRGSLREMLGYIDGSFLELTRALSISAERKGARIHLGTPIEGIERLRDRVRGVRVGGQTHRADAVVATVGLPILRRLLPEHANWIRIPQIQYRGALVLLLQLESQLSRFYWTNVADAAIPFPVLVEHTNLIGPERYGGARLLYAGSYLDPGHEFFEYSADELLATYAPAIKRVFPRFATGQVKDLWLSADRVAQPVITAGYQRQRPPFATDLSGLYVCNTSQIYPEDRGTNYNVRLAQECARQVGESLQRSRGPRAV from the coding sequence CTGCCGCATATCCGGATTATCCCGACCAGCAAATTGAAAAGTGCGGATGACCGCTTGACCAATCAAACGGGTCGACCCAGGGTCGCAATCATCGGGGCCGGCATCACCGGACTGACCCTTGCCCACGAGCTGGCTGGTTCCGGTATCGATGCCGAAGTCTTCGAGGCCGGTCCGGCGATCGGCGGGGAACTGGGCGTTGTCGAGGTGAACGGCGAGCCGGTGGAGCGGTTTTACCACCACCTCTTTCTCGACAGCCCGGAAATCCAGGGATTGATGCGGGAACTGGGCGTAGCCGATCGCCTTACCTGGAAGACCGCGCCGATGGCGTACTTTACGGGCGGCCGCCTCTTTCCCTTCAACACTCCCTGGGATCTGCTGAATTTTTCTCCGATTAGCCTCCCCGCGCGGCTGCGGATGGGACTGGCCGCCCTGCGCCTGCAGATGGTGACCGATTACGCAAAGTACGAGGACGTCCGCGCCGCCGACGTGCTGCCCGGTCTCTCCGGTCGCGAAGCTTTCAACGCCGTCTGGCGGCCATTGCTTGAAGCCAAGTTCGGTCCGCACTGGCGGTCGATCTCGATGGCCTGGTTCTGGAGCCGGGTGCACGTCCGAGCCCGGTCGCGGCCGCGCGGCTCGCTGCGAGAAATGCTGGGGTACATCGACGGCAGCTTCCTCGAACTGACCCGGGCCCTGTCGATCTCGGCCGAACGCAAGGGGGCCCGGATCCACCTTGGCACCCCGATCGAGGGGATCGAACGCCTACGGGACCGGGTTCGCGGGGTTCGGGTGGGCGGCCAGACGCACCGCGCCGATGCGGTCGTGGCCACGGTCGGCCTGCCGATCCTGCGCCGGCTGCTGCCGGAGCATGCGAACTGGATACGGATCCCGCAGATTCAATACCGCGGCGCCCTGGTCCTGCTGCTGCAGTTGGAGAGCCAGCTGTCGCGCTTCTACTGGACGAACGTCGCCGATGCGGCAATTCCCTTCCCGGTGCTGGTCGAACATACCAACCTGATCGGCCCCGAACGATACGGCGGCGCCAGACTCCTTTATGCCGGCAGTTATCTTGACCCCGGGCACGAATTCTTCGAATATTCAGCCGACGAACTGCTCGCGACCTATGCGCCGGCGATAAAGCGCGTGTTCCCGAGATTTGCGACCGGGCAGGTAAAGGACCTCTGGTTGTCCGCCGACCGGGTCGCCCAGCCGGTTATCACCGCCGGCTACCAGCGCCAGCGCCCGCCGTTCGCAACCGATCTCTCGGGTCTCTACGTTTGCAACACTTCGCAGATCTACCCCGAAGACCGCGGCACCAACTACAATGTCCGGCTCGCCCAAGAGTGCGCCCGCCAGGTCGGCGAATCTCTGCAACGTTCGCGCGGCCCGCGGGCGGTCTGA